One genomic segment of Bradyrhizobium prioriisuperbiae includes these proteins:
- a CDS encoding glycosyltransferase family 4 protein: MIAEIERLGWHVELVDVGEGFPWPSEAIRSTARARLLTVPAGCPLIIDGLALGVLPEVAAELAGHHPLLALVHHPLALEMDLSTEQADILRRSEHSALAAVAQVVVTSPATARIIATDYGVSADRITVARPGNDPVPRARGSGQDTLHLLSVGSVIPRKGFDVLVGALAPLASLPWRLTIAGDLTRDPAAAAKLRTDITHYGLSDRIAVLGAVPSQQLATLYDRADLFVLASSFEGYGMAYAEALAHGLPVIGTTGGAIPETIPPDAGLLVPAGDIAALTEALRRTITDSALRLRLSVAALAAARRLPTWPQSGEIFASALARLA; this comes from the coding sequence ATGATTGCCGAGATCGAACGACTGGGCTGGCATGTCGAACTTGTCGATGTGGGCGAAGGATTTCCATGGCCGAGCGAGGCCATCCGATCCACCGCCCGTGCCCGGCTCCTGACGGTGCCGGCCGGCTGTCCACTCATCATCGATGGTCTTGCGCTGGGCGTCTTGCCGGAGGTGGCGGCAGAGCTCGCCGGCCATCATCCGTTGCTCGCGCTGGTGCATCATCCTCTGGCTCTGGAGATGGACCTTTCCACCGAGCAGGCTGATATCCTGCGCCGCAGCGAACACTCTGCCCTGGCTGCGGTCGCGCAGGTCGTCGTAACCAGTCCGGCCACCGCGCGGATCATTGCCACCGATTACGGTGTGTCGGCCGACCGCATCACAGTCGCACGGCCCGGCAATGACCCTGTCCCGCGTGCGCGCGGGAGCGGGCAGGATACGCTTCATCTGCTTTCAGTGGGTAGCGTGATACCCCGCAAAGGATTTGACGTGCTGGTCGGCGCGCTTGCTCCACTTGCCAGCCTGCCTTGGCGCCTGACGATCGCCGGCGATCTCACGCGCGATCCAGCGGCGGCTGCAAAGCTTCGCACCGATATCACCCACTACGGGTTGAGTGACCGCATCGCTGTTCTCGGAGCCGTACCGTCCCAACAGCTGGCCACGCTCTATGATAGAGCCGATCTGTTCGTCCTTGCATCGTCCTTTGAGGGATACGGAATGGCCTATGCGGAGGCCCTGGCGCATGGCCTGCCAGTCATCGGCACCACGGGCGGGGCGATCCCGGAGACCATTCCCCCTGACGCCGGCCTGCTTGTCCCTGCAGGTGATATCGCCGCGCTAACGGAGGCTTTGCGGCGCACCATCACGGATAGCGCTCTGCGGCTGCGCCTGTCGGTGGCCGCACTTGCCGCGGCCAGACGGCTGCCGACGTGGCCGCAATCCGGAGAGATTTTCGCCTCCGCCCTCGCGAGGCTGGCATGA
- a CDS encoding class I SAM-dependent methyltransferase gives MAAIRRDFRLRPREAGMTGFSAEWLALRERHDIAARNPDVLAAVTASLESAPSVHVTDLACGAGSTLRTLHARLPAQQHWDLIDNDPALLAIAGRTSVPEDIELNTVQFDLSRDLDTALDRKTNLITISALLDLVSLAWLDRFLRQVAVRALPVYAALTYDGRVDLSPIDPFDTAMIAAVNAHQRTDKGFGPALGPTAAQAAIGGFEAQGYAIIQGQSDWMIGPNDHAMQIELLAGWAGTAREMGTLSDADITGWLTRRKAAVSQKPSSIRVGHVDVFATPRAMR, from the coding sequence GTGGCCGCAATCCGGAGAGATTTTCGCCTCCGCCCTCGCGAGGCTGGCATGACTGGGTTCTCGGCTGAGTGGCTCGCCTTGCGGGAACGCCATGATATCGCAGCGCGGAATCCGGACGTTCTTGCCGCCGTCACGGCTTCACTGGAATCCGCGCCTTCAGTTCACGTCACCGATCTCGCGTGCGGGGCCGGCTCCACCCTCCGCACTCTCCACGCCCGCCTCCCGGCCCAGCAACACTGGGATCTGATCGACAACGACCCGGCCCTGCTCGCTATCGCGGGCCGCACCAGTGTTCCTGAGGATATCGAACTGAATACGGTGCAGTTCGACCTCAGTCGCGATCTGGACACAGCCCTCGACCGCAAGACCAACCTGATCACAATCTCGGCGTTGCTGGATCTGGTCTCCCTGGCGTGGCTGGACCGGTTTCTGCGCCAAGTCGCTGTGCGGGCGTTACCGGTCTACGCCGCGCTGACCTATGACGGCCGCGTCGATCTCTCACCGATCGATCCGTTCGACACAGCTATGATTGCCGCTGTGAACGCACATCAGCGCACCGACAAGGGCTTCGGCCCGGCGCTCGGTCCCACGGCGGCTCAGGCGGCCATCGGCGGCTTCGAGGCGCAGGGCTACGCTATTATCCAGGGACAATCCGATTGGATGATTGGGCCAAACGATCATGCCATGCAGATCGAATTGCTTGCCGGTTGGGCTGGCACCGCACGCGAGATGGGAACGCTATCCGACGCCGATATCACAGGCTGGCTCACGCGGCGCAAGGCTGCTGTCAGCCAGAAACCTTCATCGATCCGTGTCGGTCACGTGGATGTCTTTGCGACGCCGAGGGCGATGCGCTGA
- a CDS encoding RibD family protein, whose product MLAAPAQTPLVPNHSGRNPMIFMANWAIGAFLSDRTPTLISPVQLSSIPTSKFAPGDHWEEFVHLFRRGQQTLPQVWGDVFGPLRKGAVDDLVIVGQVGQSLDGRIATASGHSKYINCPAGIDHLHRLRALVDIVVVGVGTAIADDPQLTVRQVAGPQPVRAVIDPQGRLKPCAKLFRDDGVRRILITAEGTRCTPPPGVEIVALPAHEGNIAPADIVGALARAGMRRILIEGGADTVSRFLVSRCLDRLHVTVAPVILGSGGPGIALPSLERADEAPRMPVRVHRIAEDVLFDCDLTAQRIALGVAKTST is encoded by the coding sequence TTGCTGGCCGCACCCGCACAAACACCATTAGTCCCAAATCATTCCGGTCGAAACCCAATGATTTTTATGGCAAACTGGGCCATCGGCGCATTTTTATCGGATCGAACCCCGACTTTGATTTCACCCGTGCAGCTCAGCAGCATTCCCACCAGCAAATTCGCACCCGGTGACCACTGGGAAGAGTTCGTCCATCTGTTTCGCAGAGGGCAGCAGACGCTTCCGCAGGTGTGGGGGGATGTGTTCGGTCCCCTGCGCAAGGGCGCGGTCGACGATCTGGTGATCGTCGGCCAGGTCGGTCAGTCGCTTGACGGTCGGATCGCGACCGCATCGGGGCATTCAAAATACATCAATTGTCCCGCCGGCATCGATCACCTGCATCGGTTGCGCGCATTGGTCGATATCGTTGTTGTCGGTGTCGGCACCGCGATCGCGGATGATCCACAATTGACCGTCCGGCAGGTCGCCGGCCCGCAACCTGTGCGTGCCGTGATTGATCCGCAGGGGCGCCTGAAGCCGTGTGCGAAGCTGTTCCGGGATGACGGCGTTCGCCGCATCCTGATCACCGCAGAGGGCACGCGCTGCACGCCGCCTCCTGGCGTCGAGATCGTCGCCTTGCCGGCCCATGAGGGCAACATTGCCCCGGCGGACATCGTTGGCGCGTTGGCCCGCGCCGGGATGCGAAGGATTTTGATCGAGGGTGGTGCCGATACGGTCTCGCGTTTCCTGGTGTCCCGATGCCTGGACCGGCTGCACGTGACCGTCGCGCCCGTCATCTTGGGGTCCGGTGGACCGGGCATCGCCCTGCCGTCACTGGAGCGAGCCGACGAAGCACCACGCATGCCGGTACGTGTGCACAGGATCGCGGAAGACGTGCTGTTCGACTGCGACTTGACCGCTCAGCGCATCGCCCTCGGCGTCGCAAAGACATCCACGTGA
- a CDS encoding HAD-IA family hydrolase, with protein sequence MKLIIFDFDGTLVDSRPLIWESHRIVFSQFQLPLPPPDISLALVGQSLNVILAQLAGASAPIQDMVRAYDLLLPQLRANPAFAEKPFDGADSLLSDLSSRPDTILGLATGHSSLTVAPALEALHWRDHFRTVQAADMAPSKPHPAMLFQALAATGVTADNAIFIGDTTYDMDMARAANLRSIGVSWGYHSKERLIAAGAQRIAHTIDKLRNHLQSV encoded by the coding sequence GTGAAGCTGATCATCTTCGATTTCGACGGAACGCTGGTGGACAGCCGCCCATTGATCTGGGAATCCCATCGCATCGTATTTTCCCAATTCCAGCTGCCGCTTCCTCCGCCAGACATCAGCCTCGCTCTGGTCGGGCAATCCCTCAACGTCATCCTGGCCCAGCTTGCGGGTGCGTCGGCGCCGATACAGGACATGGTAAGAGCCTATGATCTGCTGCTGCCGCAGCTCCGAGCGAACCCTGCCTTTGCCGAGAAGCCGTTCGATGGAGCGGATTCCCTGTTGTCCGATCTGAGTAGCAGGCCGGACACGATCCTGGGACTGGCGACCGGACACAGCTCCCTCACGGTCGCCCCGGCGCTGGAGGCGCTGCACTGGCGCGACCATTTCCGCACGGTACAGGCCGCCGACATGGCGCCGTCCAAGCCACATCCGGCAATGCTGTTTCAGGCGCTCGCGGCGACGGGCGTGACAGCAGACAACGCCATTTTCATCGGCGATACGACGTACGACATGGACATGGCCCGAGCAGCCAATTTGCGATCGATCGGTGTCAGCTGGGGATACCACAGCAAGGAGCGGCTCATTGCGGCAGGCGCGCAGCGTATTGCCCATACCATCGACAAGCTGAGAAATCACCTCCAGTCAGTTTAG
- a CDS encoding dihydrodipicolinate synthase family protein: MSGSFVDRLCGIHAATIVPMRPDFAIDEEALAAHISRVTAVRGINGLLVNGHAGENFVLSLAEKRRVVEIARASSPMDCLIVSGVNHEASLEAAREAATLEEAGADGLLVFPPNSWALGHDDACVIAHHRWVRDATTVPLMLYCAPVDAGAMAYPRSVLEHLAGDLRVVAIKEGSWEVAAYEENVRLIRALRPDVRVLGSGDEHLLTSYIVGSAGSQVSLAAVVPELVVALWTAAEAGDWTQARAVHDKLYPLSVAVYRDAPGGRATARLKACLKLLGHLESDTLRPPQHAATAAEIGALSAALDVATGRA, from the coding sequence ATGTCCGGATCATTTGTCGACCGCCTGTGCGGTATCCATGCGGCCACCATTGTGCCGATGCGGCCCGATTTCGCGATCGACGAGGAGGCGCTGGCGGCGCACATCTCGCGCGTCACGGCAGTGCGGGGCATCAACGGCCTTCTGGTCAACGGCCATGCCGGCGAGAACTTCGTGTTGTCGCTTGCCGAGAAACGTCGTGTTGTCGAGATCGCCCGCGCAAGCAGCCCCATGGATTGCCTGATTGTCTCCGGCGTGAACCATGAAGCCAGTCTCGAGGCCGCGCGCGAGGCCGCAACGCTGGAAGAGGCGGGTGCGGACGGGTTACTGGTGTTTCCGCCGAACAGCTGGGCGCTGGGGCATGACGATGCCTGCGTGATCGCGCATCATCGATGGGTGCGCGACGCGACGACGGTGCCGCTGATGCTCTATTGCGCGCCGGTGGACGCGGGCGCCATGGCGTATCCGCGGTCCGTGCTGGAGCATCTCGCTGGTGATCTGCGGGTCGTCGCCATCAAGGAGGGCAGCTGGGAGGTCGCCGCCTATGAGGAGAATGTGCGGCTGATCCGGGCGCTGCGTCCCGATGTCCGTGTGCTGGGCTCCGGCGACGAGCATCTGCTGACGAGCTACATCGTCGGCAGCGCCGGCAGCCAGGTCAGTCTTGCAGCCGTGGTGCCGGAACTCGTGGTCGCGCTCTGGACCGCGGCCGAAGCCGGCGACTGGACGCAAGCGCGTGCGGTGCACGACAAGCTCTATCCGCTCTCCGTCGCGGTCTACCGTGACGCGCCCGGCGGGCGGGCGACGGCGCGACTCAAGGCCTGCCTGAAGCTTCTCGGCCATCTTGAGAGTGATACGCTGCGCCCGCCGCAGCACGCCGCGACTGCGGCCGAGATCGGCGCGCTTTCGGCTGCGCTCGATGTTGCCACTGGGCGCGCATAG
- a CDS encoding amino acid ABC transporter ATP-binding protein, whose protein sequence is MRTPGSMTTEIDSVEGQSRARAVPAVRMEAVYKYYGDFTALNEIDLSVAKGEKIVICGPSGSGKSTLIRCINHIEKHDQGLIYVNGVELDHQPGNIDLVRRDTGMVFQSFNLFPHMTILENCIIAPMTVSGLAKPEARDLAMHFLTKVRIPDQAAKFPGQLSGGQQQRVAIARALCMQPKIMLFDEPTSALDPEMVKEVLETMKKLAEEGMTMLCVTHEMGFAREVADRIVFMDQGRILEQAKPEDFFHHPASERAATFLEQIIH, encoded by the coding sequence ATGAGAACCCCGGGATCGATGACGACCGAGATCGACAGCGTCGAGGGACAGTCGCGCGCGCGCGCGGTGCCCGCGGTTCGGATGGAGGCGGTCTACAAATACTACGGCGATTTCACCGCCCTGAACGAGATCGATCTCAGCGTGGCCAAGGGCGAGAAGATCGTCATCTGCGGCCCGTCCGGTTCGGGAAAATCGACGCTGATCCGCTGCATCAATCACATTGAAAAGCACGACCAGGGGCTGATCTACGTCAACGGCGTCGAACTGGACCATCAGCCCGGGAATATCGACCTGGTCCGGCGCGACACCGGCATGGTGTTCCAGAGCTTCAACCTGTTCCCGCACATGACGATCCTGGAGAACTGCATCATCGCGCCGATGACGGTCAGCGGCCTGGCAAAGCCGGAAGCCAGAGATCTCGCGATGCATTTCCTGACCAAGGTCCGGATTCCGGACCAGGCCGCTAAGTTTCCCGGGCAATTGTCCGGTGGACAGCAGCAGCGTGTCGCGATCGCGCGCGCACTCTGCATGCAGCCCAAAATCATGCTGTTCGACGAGCCGACCTCGGCGCTCGATCCGGAAATGGTCAAGGAGGTGCTGGAGACCATGAAGAAGCTGGCGGAAGAGGGCATGACCATGCTCTGCGTGACCCATGAAATGGGCTTCGCACGGGAAGTGGCCGATCGCATTGTCTTCATGGACCAAGGCAGGATTCTCGAGCAGGCCAAGCCGGAGGACTTTTTCCATCATCCGGCGTCCGAGCGCGCCGCGACGTTCCTCGAGCAGATCATTCACTAG
- a CDS encoding amino acid ABC transporter permease translates to MSHFSPAACVDYFFNYFLMRGVLVTIGLTAAGVVGGLILGMGIALMRMSSNPVLSGFARFYIWFFRGTPLLIQLVVIYSGLPQLGIKFGVITCALVGLILNEAAYLAEIVRSGFLAVSAGQREAAWALSLSPWVTFWRITLPQAFRLMIPPLGNSINSLLKATSLASVISVEEIMRRSDMLMQEHFQILEVYAAATAYYLILTSVWDVAQRRLEKHFGRSSTARAPRAVAKAPLPKAALEARA, encoded by the coding sequence ATGAGTCACTTCAGTCCGGCGGCCTGCGTCGATTACTTCTTCAATTACTTCCTGATGAGGGGCGTGCTCGTCACCATCGGCTTGACCGCTGCCGGCGTGGTCGGCGGACTAATTCTCGGGATGGGCATTGCGCTGATGCGCATGTCGTCCAATCCCGTACTCAGCGGCTTTGCCAGGTTCTACATCTGGTTCTTTCGCGGCACGCCGCTGCTGATCCAGCTTGTGGTGATCTACAGCGGCCTGCCGCAACTGGGCATCAAGTTCGGCGTGATCACCTGCGCCCTGGTCGGGCTGATCCTCAATGAAGCGGCGTATCTGGCTGAAATCGTTCGCAGCGGTTTCCTGGCGGTGTCGGCCGGACAGCGGGAAGCTGCCTGGGCCCTGAGCCTGTCGCCATGGGTGACGTTCTGGCGCATCACGCTGCCGCAGGCCTTTCGCCTGATGATCCCGCCGCTCGGCAACTCCATCAATTCGCTCTTGAAGGCGACCTCGCTCGCCTCCGTCATCTCGGTGGAGGAAATCATGCGCCGAAGCGACATGCTGATGCAGGAGCATTTTCAGATTCTCGAAGTCTATGCGGCCGCCACCGCCTATTACCTGATCCTCACCTCGGTCTGGGACGTGGCTCAGCGCCGTCTGGAAAAGCACTTTGGCCGCTCCAGCACGGCGAGAGCGCCGAGAGCGGTCGCGAAGGCGCCACTGCCCAAGGCGGCCCTCGAGGCCAGAGCATGA
- a CDS encoding ABC transporter substrate-binding protein: MVSTLLRASAFGAVIFSLSSVAAHAACTPAIGDDNLVAPGKLQLSINPTNPPQQFVDKDGQLQGLNVELAQELGKRMCLPVELVRMDFPAMMPAMTAARIDGTDTGMFWTEERSKLMYMVPYAIQAISVVVPPDSGTKIASEQDLIGKTSAVEVSTYQMNWLKKLSDTSVAKGGAAVEMRTFPTATNVVSALLAKQVDNALLVDSVARDLVGRGRVREVLTGLGLARTTLTFRNKTAAEAVVKALNAMRADGSYQALFDKFGLTTMPADQPLAIAGPGPA, encoded by the coding sequence ATGGTCTCGACACTGCTCCGCGCGAGCGCTTTTGGCGCGGTCATCTTTTCTCTCTCGTCGGTTGCGGCGCATGCCGCGTGCACGCCCGCCATTGGTGATGACAACCTGGTTGCGCCGGGGAAATTGCAGCTCTCCATCAATCCGACCAATCCGCCGCAGCAGTTTGTGGACAAGGATGGTCAGTTGCAGGGGCTCAATGTCGAGCTCGCCCAGGAGCTCGGCAAGCGCATGTGTCTTCCGGTGGAACTCGTCCGGATGGATTTTCCTGCGATGATGCCTGCGATGACTGCAGCGCGCATCGACGGAACCGACACCGGCATGTTCTGGACCGAGGAACGTTCAAAGCTGATGTACATGGTGCCCTACGCTATCCAGGCGATTTCGGTGGTGGTTCCTCCTGATAGCGGCACGAAAATTGCCAGTGAACAGGACCTGATCGGAAAAACGTCCGCTGTCGAGGTCAGCACTTATCAGATGAACTGGCTCAAGAAACTCAGCGACACCAGCGTCGCAAAGGGCGGCGCGGCGGTGGAGATGCGGACCTTTCCGACCGCCACCAACGTCGTCAGCGCGCTGCTCGCCAAGCAGGTCGATAACGCGCTGCTCGTCGACAGCGTGGCGCGCGATCTTGTCGGCCGCGGTCGCGTCAGGGAGGTTCTGACCGGTCTTGGCCTCGCCCGCACCACGCTCACTTTCCGCAACAAGACGGCGGCCGAGGCAGTGGTCAAGGCGCTCAATGCCATGCGCGCGGACGGCAGCTATCAGGCGCTGTTCGACAAGTTCGGTCTGACCACGATGCCCGCCGATCAGCCGCTCGCGATCGCCGGTCCCGGCCCGGCCTGA